The genomic window AATGGGCAAGGTAAATCGTAGGCAGGTGGTAAAGGCAGGCATCGGACTGGTAGGGCTGGCGGCTTCCTCTCGTTTCTCCTTTGCGATAGCCCAGCGCGATGAGCCCGTTCGCATTGGGGTAGTGCTGTCCTATTCCGGTCCTTATGCCCGGTTGGGGCAGGAGATCACCAAAGGCATGGAGTTGTATCTGGAAAAAGTGAACCACCAGGCAGGGGGCAGGCGCATCCAGCTGCTGAAAGAGGATGAGGAAGCCGACCCTGCCGTGGCTGTGCGCAAAATACGCAAGCTGGTAGAGCAGGACCGAGTTAACCTTCTCACCGGCGTCATTCTGTCCTCTTCCGCTTACGCTATTCGTGATTACATTCATGAACGCCAAATTCCCCTCGTGGTGGCCAATGCCGCAGCCAACGGTATCACCCGCGAACGACGTAGCCCTTACATCTTCCGAACCTCTATCAGCGCTTGGCAGCAGCACTACCCCATGGGTCCATGGGTCGCAAAAAACGTGGGGAAAAAGGTCTTCCTCCTGGCCCTGGATTACGCTTTCGGCAAAGAGGCCACAGCAGCCTTCAAGGAGAGCTTTTTGGCTGCAGGAGGGGAGGTGGTAGGTGAGTTGTATTCTCCCCTCGGGAGCACCGACTACAGTGCGGTGATCTCCCGCATCGCGGCTGCCAGGCCCGAAGCGGTCCACGCTGTCCTTTCCGGGAGCGATGCGGTAATCTTCATGCGCCAATTTGTTCAGTTCGGCCTAAACCGCACGATACAGCTAGCCGTAAGCGGTGAGGTAACGGATGAAAATGTCCTCGAGGCCATTGGGGACGCAGCCATAGGGGCCAAGAGCGGGGACCACTGGGTCTACACCCTCAATAACGCTGCCAACAAGGAGTTTATAAGAGCCTATCGACAGAAATACGGTGGGATTCCCAACCACTTTGCCGTGCGCGGGTACGACGCCATGCAGTTTATCGTGGACGCCATCAACACTGTCCAAGGGGATCTGGGCAACAAAAGCCGCCTGGTTAACGCCTTCAAAAGTGCCAAAATTATTAGTCCCCGAGGGTTTGTGCAAATTGACCCCGAGACCAACAACGCGACCCAGCACGTTTATGCCCGCGAGGTGGCACGGATTGATGGCATCCTCACCAATCGCCTCCTGGCTGACCTTGGCATTATACGAGACCCGGGGAAATAAGAACCATGGCCCTCCTTCTCCTGACCCAGCTCTTGAACAGCTTGGCCTTCGGAATGCTGCTCTTCCTTTTGGCCCTAGGCCTCTCACTCATCTTCGGGGTAGCCCGGGTAATTAACCTCGCTCATGGCGCCTTCTACATGCTCGGAGCCTACCTGGGTTTATTAGTTAGCGGTGCTTTGAACAACTTCTGGTTGTCCCTTCTTCTGGTACCTCTCTGTACTGGGCTCCTGGGGTTACTGGTAGAACGCCTCCTTCTAAGGGGATTGCACGGGAAGGAGTTGGAGCAGGTTCTTCTCACCATCGGCCTAGGGTTCGTGATCGCTGACCTCCTTCGCGCATTCTTCGGAGCCTCCATTCGCTCCGTAGCGCCTCCTCCAGAACTGTCGGGACCCATCTTTCTAGGCCCTCTTCTCTATCCCAAGTATCCCCTGTTTGTCTTAGCCTTAGGTATCGTGGCCTTTATTGTCGTTCGGATGCTCCTAGTTAAGACCCCCTTGGGCATCAAAGTCCGGGCCGTAACCGCAGATCCCAGCATAGCCAGCGCCCTAGGTATTCCACCCGCGCAAATCAGCCTTGTGACCTTTGGCGTTGGTACGGCCTTGGCCGGGCTGGGCGGGGTAGTAGGTGCGCCGCTAATCGCTCTAGCCCCGGGATTGGATGCCCAGATGACCCTTTTGGCCCTAATCGTGGTGGTCATCGGGGGCTTAGGAAGAATCGAGGGAGCTTTCTGGGGTGCGTTATTGGTTGGAATCGTTGACGGGTTTGGAAAGCTTTTCTTGCCTCAAGCGGCGATGTTCCTCATCTTCGGCCTAATGGCTCTGGTCCTGGCCTTCAGACCAGAAGGGCTCTTAGGAAGGAGGATGGCATGATGGCTTGGTTGCCCAAGTGGAGGGCCATGGGGAAGAAAGACCTCTCCTTGTCTCTCGTGCGGGTAACCCTCGT from Thermus caldifontis includes these protein-coding regions:
- a CDS encoding branched-chain amino acid ABC transporter permease — its product is MALLLLTQLLNSLAFGMLLFLLALGLSLIFGVARVINLAHGAFYMLGAYLGLLVSGALNNFWLSLLLVPLCTGLLGLLVERLLLRGLHGKELEQVLLTIGLGFVIADLLRAFFGASIRSVAPPPELSGPIFLGPLLYPKYPLFVLALGIVAFIVVRMLLVKTPLGIKVRAVTADPSIASALGIPPAQISLVTFGVGTALAGLGGVVGAPLIALAPGLDAQMTLLALIVVVIGGLGRIEGAFWGALLVGIVDGFGKLFLPQAAMFLIFGLMALVLAFRPEGLLGRRMA
- a CDS encoding ABC transporter substrate-binding protein, with product MGKVNRRQVVKAGIGLVGLAASSRFSFAIAQRDEPVRIGVVLSYSGPYARLGQEITKGMELYLEKVNHQAGGRRIQLLKEDEEADPAVAVRKIRKLVEQDRVNLLTGVILSSSAYAIRDYIHERQIPLVVANAAANGITRERRSPYIFRTSISAWQQHYPMGPWVAKNVGKKVFLLALDYAFGKEATAAFKESFLAAGGEVVGELYSPLGSTDYSAVISRIAAARPEAVHAVLSGSDAVIFMRQFVQFGLNRTIQLAVSGEVTDENVLEAIGDAAIGAKSGDHWVYTLNNAANKEFIRAYRQKYGGIPNHFAVRGYDAMQFIVDAINTVQGDLGNKSRLVNAFKSAKIISPRGFVQIDPETNNATQHVYAREVARIDGILTNRLLADLGIIRDPGK